In the Chryseobacterium sp. MYb264 genome, one interval contains:
- a CDS encoding condensation domain-containing protein, whose translation MMIKRKLMMVERIMYVDSQTPLNVIYTARINGTISEDHLRIALDKIQRKHPLLRVSIDHKSAKFPFFTEEKEISQIPLRVVERRTDDDWLAESENEWYRIFEDQKKPMAQLVWVKGETVSEILWVMPHCLCDGTTGITLIRELITLLDNPLLEMDTYDAFRSVDEFLPDDFNLKKQKRKARLYLVMAKLFFFTQLKSKNRNLGNNYALHRKLDADISKKIVTTCKTHGISVHALLCSAFMQAFRETQGKKARGKVISPVDVRHFIPEIKQDHIFAFAPTVELSIKKDLNLLENAKHIKKDLLEKIEKTKARELLWMGENMHPVVDRMISLLKLSKGSHDITLSNMGKIDIPAEYKNFKLETIFSPTVAFPWLNSNTLLTTTYNQQMDFTFMSNENFLPKEEAKKIKDKAIELLIS comes from the coding sequence ATGATGATTAAACGAAAACTAATGATGGTGGAAAGAATCATGTATGTTGATTCTCAAACCCCTTTAAATGTTATTTATACCGCAAGAATAAACGGTACTATTTCCGAAGATCATCTGAGAATTGCGTTAGATAAAATTCAGCGTAAGCACCCTTTATTGAGGGTCTCCATCGATCATAAAAGTGCAAAATTTCCCTTTTTTACAGAAGAAAAAGAAATCTCACAGATTCCTTTGCGTGTTGTTGAAAGAAGAACTGATGATGACTGGTTGGCTGAATCTGAAAATGAATGGTACAGAATTTTTGAAGACCAAAAAAAACCAATGGCCCAGCTTGTCTGGGTAAAAGGCGAAACGGTGTCTGAAATCCTTTGGGTAATGCCCCATTGCCTATGTGACGGAACAACAGGCATTACTTTGATTCGTGAACTCATTACTTTGCTGGATAATCCTTTGCTGGAAATGGATACCTATGATGCATTTAGATCCGTTGATGAGTTTCTACCTGATGATTTCAATCTTAAAAAGCAGAAAAGGAAAGCCCGCCTTTACTTAGTCATGGCTAAACTTTTCTTTTTTACCCAGCTCAAAAGTAAAAACAGAAACCTTGGCAACAACTACGCCCTTCATCGCAAACTCGACGCGGATATTTCAAAAAAGATAGTGACTACATGTAAGACCCACGGAATCTCCGTTCATGCTTTACTCTGTTCGGCATTCATGCAAGCTTTCCGGGAAACGCAGGGTAAAAAAGCCAGAGGTAAGGTAATCAGCCCGGTGGATGTTCGTCATTTTATCCCGGAAATTAAGCAGGATCATATTTTTGCATTTGCCCCCACTGTTGAATTATCAATAAAAAAAGACCTGAATTTATTAGAAAATGCGAAACATATAAAAAAAGATCTCCTTGAAAAAATAGAAAAAACAAAAGCCAGAGAGTTGCTTTGGATGGGTGAAAATATGCATCCTGTGGTAGACCGAATGATTTCATTATTAAAACTCAGTAAAGGAAGCCACGACATTACCCTGTCGAATATGGGGAAAATTGATATTCCGGCTGAGTATAAAAACTTTAAGCTGGAAACTATTTTCAGTCCTACCGTTGCATTTCCATGGTTAAATTCAAACACCCTGCTCACCACCACATACAACCAACAAATGGATTTTACCTTCATGTCTAATGAAAATTTTCTTCCGAAAGAAGAGGCAAAAAAAATAAAAGATAAAGCTATTGAGCTGTTGATTTCATGA
- a CDS encoding condensation domain-containing protein, which produces MKRRLLFGERMLLGDGTEPFNTVIPFRLKGTFILKDIQYAFEKLQEKHPWLKAVIKYDEKNVPWFEVSEKAKIPIRILAQKGENDWLEESKKEWYKLFNYKEQPLMRFVWIKGEETSEMMFVFHHCLCDGGSAMAVLEEFLKLLDNPKSDIGTENPIRGIHDVVPGEILNSRGQKFKAKMIGRLAATAIKYIPVNKKNTDRQSDYLINWRFDKETSKELISYCKSQKVTVNTLLCAALLEAFQKIRKEKAFNKVSCPVDIRRFAHQIKTDHIFAFGLMIVVSLNKKFGFEENLKLMQAAVEKKTSKLNPYITMMVMESAHDALTNFTKLLKNGKSSNDCMFSNLGRIPIASEYKEFTLENVFSPSVIGPLGNTTTMVTSTFRGEMDFAFMGSEGYLKQSEALAIRDEMVNIVTQQLKSLAV; this is translated from the coding sequence ATGAAAAGAAGATTATTATTTGGCGAAAGAATGCTGTTGGGAGACGGTACAGAGCCTTTCAATACGGTCATTCCTTTTAGATTAAAGGGAACATTTATATTGAAGGATATTCAGTATGCTTTTGAAAAACTTCAGGAAAAACATCCATGGTTAAAGGCTGTCATCAAATACGATGAAAAAAATGTTCCGTGGTTTGAAGTTTCGGAAAAAGCAAAAATCCCAATCCGAATTTTAGCCCAAAAAGGAGAAAATGACTGGCTGGAAGAATCGAAAAAAGAATGGTATAAATTATTCAATTATAAAGAGCAGCCTTTGATGCGTTTTGTCTGGATAAAAGGTGAAGAAACTTCGGAAATGATGTTTGTATTTCATCATTGCCTATGTGACGGAGGTTCTGCCATGGCGGTTTTGGAGGAGTTTTTAAAATTATTGGATAATCCGAAAAGTGATATCGGAACCGAAAACCCGATCCGGGGAATTCACGACGTTGTTCCGGGAGAAATTCTTAACAGCCGTGGCCAGAAATTCAAGGCTAAAATGATCGGAAGGCTGGCAGCAACAGCGATTAAATATATTCCTGTCAATAAAAAAAATACAGACCGACAAAGCGATTATTTGATCAATTGGAGGTTCGACAAAGAAACGAGTAAGGAACTGATCTCCTATTGTAAATCTCAAAAGGTAACCGTAAATACTCTACTTTGTGCTGCGCTTTTAGAAGCCTTTCAAAAGATCAGAAAAGAAAAAGCCTTCAACAAAGTTTCGTGCCCGGTGGATATCAGACGTTTTGCCCATCAGATTAAGACAGATCATATTTTTGCTTTTGGATTAATGATCGTGGTTTCGCTGAATAAAAAATTCGGTTTTGAAGAAAATTTAAAACTAATGCAAGCCGCCGTTGAGAAAAAAACATCCAAACTGAATCCCTATATCACAATGATGGTGATGGAATCTGCGCATGATGCCTTGACGAATTTCACTAAATTATTGAAAAACGGAAAATCATCCAATGACTGCATGTTTTCGAATCTTGGACGTATTCCCATAGCTTCTGAATATAAAGAATTTACTTTAGAAAATGTTTTCAGTCCGTCTGTAATCGGACCTTTAGGAAATACAACAACGATGGTAACCTCTACTTTCCGAGGAGAAATGGATTTTGCATTTATGGGCAGCGAAGGCTATTTAAAACAATCCGAAGCTTTGGCTATCCGTGACGAAATGGTAAACATTGTAACACAACAACTGAAATCTCTGGCAGTATGA
- a CDS encoding glycosyltransferase, translated as MAKFVFVVPPLTGHVNPTLSIGATLLERGHEVAWISLDKNLSAKLPVGGELLLIEYDQTDEEKRESENYLDIISKKVVYGIDSIKFLYEEVLIPLNRHCYNGIVKLLELYQPDMVIGDHQLFAAAVAAKNLGLPYSTTVTAPAAIKIMDELPKVHEWEEKQIVALQKELGVDGDKALDCSDLLTLVLTSRYFFGEMDLPTHFKFTGPVLTERRISCEFDWEKFHQSSKKKILVSIGTTFDHDHKKAFFQKVIDAFKEEDLTVVVVSDPQLFEEWPENFMVYQQVPQLDLLPHLDGVVSHGGHNTVSEALSNGLPLVVIPIAYDQSHVAGRVVRTGAGERLNFNRFKAIHLNEAVKTILTHPSYRDAAEVVQQSFAKAGGSSTAANLLENAINPISNMENPKSKFLFVIPPFFGHISPTLSVGASLIARGHEVKWFGITPLDQKHIPEGGSYFYPEQDLIPYQDEIARILKRQDDGPACSGPEVMKLALEETYVPFAKMMMPGLETLTKEWQPDVIVNDCITFGGALFAHKNNIPCVTTTPVPPDVMGDTANSAPKIFEWQQNLIKDLQKEVGIEEDGIFIHSHDLNLVFTSQKFADFETVPSHMEFVGPVKGRPNPAPFNWDKLDASTTPKIFVSLGTLLVDIRKAFFEKVIAAFADQPVTVIAATPPEIFEEWPSNFIVSSFVPQSALMPHMDAVICHGGFNTVNDTFTNGLPMLITPIAYDHFHIAKLIEKAGCGISIRYKRLRVDALRQTVFELLENPTYRNAAKEVQSSLLNAGGNDRAVELLENFVQQESLVEI; from the coding sequence ATGGCTAAATTTGTATTTGTTGTTCCACCTTTGACGGGTCACGTCAATCCCACGTTAAGCATCGGTGCTACTCTTCTGGAAAGAGGGCATGAAGTAGCCTGGATCAGCCTTGACAAAAATTTAAGTGCAAAACTTCCTGTCGGAGGAGAATTATTGTTGATTGAATACGATCAAACCGACGAGGAAAAAAGAGAAAGCGAAAACTATCTCGATATTATTTCTAAAAAAGTAGTCTACGGAATCGACAGCATCAAATTTCTTTACGAAGAAGTCTTGATTCCTCTCAACAGACATTGCTATAACGGTATTGTAAAATTACTTGAGCTTTACCAACCCGATATGGTGATCGGTGATCATCAGTTGTTTGCTGCGGCTGTCGCTGCAAAAAATCTGGGACTTCCCTATTCTACAACAGTGACGGCTCCGGCTGCCATTAAAATTATGGATGAATTGCCAAAAGTTCACGAATGGGAAGAAAAACAAATCGTCGCTCTTCAAAAAGAATTAGGTGTTGATGGCGATAAAGCATTAGATTGCTCAGATTTACTGACTTTGGTCCTTACTTCAAGATATTTTTTTGGCGAAATGGATCTTCCGACCCATTTCAAGTTTACGGGTCCTGTTCTCACCGAGCGTCGTATTTCCTGCGAATTTGATTGGGAAAAATTTCATCAAAGTTCAAAGAAAAAAATTCTGGTCAGCATCGGAACAACCTTCGATCACGATCATAAAAAAGCATTCTTCCAAAAAGTGATTGATGCTTTTAAAGAGGAAGATTTGACGGTTGTTGTGGTTTCAGATCCTCAGCTTTTTGAGGAATGGCCGGAGAATTTCATGGTGTATCAGCAGGTTCCACAGTTGGATTTACTGCCACATCTCGATGGCGTTGTTTCTCATGGCGGTCACAATACGGTTTCAGAAGCGCTTTCCAACGGATTGCCTTTGGTGGTGATTCCGATTGCGTATGATCAATCGCACGTTGCTGGTCGCGTTGTGCGTACCGGAGCAGGTGAACGTTTGAATTTTAATCGATTCAAAGCCATCCATTTAAATGAAGCCGTAAAAACAATTTTAACCCATCCAAGTTATCGTGATGCTGCAGAAGTTGTTCAGCAATCTTTTGCTAAAGCTGGTGGAAGTTCAACCGCAGCCAATTTGTTGGAAAATGCTATAAATCCCATTTCAAATATGGAAAATCCAAAATCTAAATTTCTATTCGTTATTCCTCCGTTTTTCGGACATATCAGTCCGACTTTGAGCGTTGGTGCGAGCTTAATTGCCCGTGGTCATGAAGTAAAATGGTTTGGAATTACGCCTTTAGATCAAAAACATATTCCGGAAGGAGGAAGTTATTTTTATCCTGAACAGGATTTAATTCCATATCAGGATGAAATTGCAAGAATTTTAAAAAGACAGGATGATGGCCCCGCTTGTTCTGGTCCTGAAGTGATGAAGCTCGCATTGGAAGAAACCTATGTTCCTTTCGCTAAAATGATGATGCCAGGTTTGGAAACATTGACCAAAGAATGGCAACCTGATGTTATCGTAAATGATTGTATTACTTTCGGTGGAGCCCTTTTTGCTCACAAAAATAATATCCCTTGCGTAACGACAACACCTGTTCCCCCCGATGTAATGGGTGATACCGCCAACAGCGCACCGAAAATTTTTGAATGGCAGCAAAATTTAATTAAAGACCTTCAAAAAGAAGTCGGCATCGAGGAAGATGGAATTTTCATTCATTCTCATGATTTGAATTTGGTATTTACTTCTCAAAAATTCGCTGATTTTGAAACCGTTCCTTCTCACATGGAATTTGTTGGTCCTGTAAAAGGTCGACCGAATCCTGCACCTTTTAATTGGGACAAATTAGACGCTTCGACAACACCGAAGATTTTTGTTTCACTGGGAACGCTTTTAGTGGATATCCGAAAAGCATTTTTTGAAAAAGTAATTGCGGCATTTGCAGATCAGCCTGTAACAGTTATTGCGGCTACTCCACCCGAAATTTTTGAAGAATGGCCGTCCAATTTTATTGTGAGCAGCTTCGTTCCTCAATCGGCTTTGATGCCTCACATGGATGCAGTGATTTGTCATGGTGGTTTTAATACGGTAAACGATACGTTTACTAACGGCTTACCTATGTTGATTACGCCAATTGCTTACGATCATTTTCATATAGCTAAACTTATCGAAAAGGCAGGTTGCGGAATCAGTATCAGATATAAAAGATTACGTGTTGATGCGCTTCGACAGACAGTTTTTGAATTGCTTGAAAATCCAACATACAGAAATGCAGCCAAAGAAGTTCAGTCAAGTTTATTGAACGCTGGCGGAAACGATCGCGCTGTAGAATTGCTTGAAAATTTTGTTCAACAGGAATCATTGGTTGAGATTTAG
- a CDS encoding alpha/beta fold hydrolase, which produces MPIIEINHKKVHIQELNKGAEQTVVLIHGMFSNLSIYYFNIAPVLAKKFHVVMYDLKSHGMSERFEDGYDLGNMSSDLIALMNGLQLEKVHLVGYSFGGLIALKTALDYQNRINQLVVMEAPDPQDEKARGIIEQYSKEFLEHYVANFTDTTKVQMGKRQMEKNHRMYEFLFNKTSIKADMIREKDFLSEVNLSELNIPTLLLYGSDSNCRPTGESLNDQIPDSQLELISGDHNIPIQEPALIAETIVDFLSKTLTENLTQNHG; this is translated from the coding sequence ATGCCAATAATCGAAATCAATCATAAAAAAGTTCATATTCAGGAACTCAATAAAGGTGCTGAACAAACCGTGGTTTTGATCCACGGAATGTTCAGCAACCTGTCCATTTATTATTTTAATATTGCTCCGGTTTTAGCAAAAAAATTCCATGTCGTGATGTACGATCTGAAAAGCCACGGCATGAGCGAACGTTTTGAAGACGGTTATGATTTGGGAAATATGTCTTCCGATCTCATCGCTTTGATGAATGGATTACAGCTTGAAAAAGTACATCTTGTAGGCTACAGTTTCGGGGGGTTAATTGCTTTAAAAACAGCTTTAGACTATCAAAACCGCATCAATCAACTAGTTGTGATGGAAGCTCCCGATCCGCAGGACGAAAAAGCCAGAGGAATTATCGAGCAGTACAGTAAGGAATTTCTGGAGCATTATGTGGCTAATTTTACGGACACCACGAAAGTACAGATGGGCAAAAGACAGATGGAAAAAAACCATCGTATGTATGAGTTTCTTTTCAATAAAACCAGCATCAAAGCGGATATGATCAGGGAAAAAGATTTTCTGAGTGAGGTTAATTTGTCTGAATTAAATATCCCAACTTTATTATTGTACGGTTCAGATTCCAATTGCAGACCAACAGGAGAATCGTTGAATGATCAAATTCCTGATTCTCAATTGGAATTAATTTCAGGGGATCATAACATCCCGATTCAGGAACCAGCTTTGATCGCAGAAACGATTGTTGATTTTTTATCTAAAACCTTAACAGAAAATTTGACACAAAACCATGGCTAA
- a CDS encoding acyl carrier protein, whose protein sequence is MDTLNTTEKLNHEELFTLLKGFITEVIGEEFAEEMDISPESSFTKDLEMDSIEIVSFSEKIKAYFGDQIDFTGWLSSMDLDELINLDLSMIINYIYECQ, encoded by the coding sequence ATGGACACTTTAAATACAACAGAAAAATTAAATCACGAAGAATTATTCACGCTTTTAAAAGGATTTATCACTGAAGTTATCGGTGAAGAATTCGCGGAAGAAATGGATATTAGCCCTGAAAGTTCATTCACAAAAGATCTTGAAATGGACAGTATCGAAATTGTGTCTTTTTCAGAGAAAATCAAGGCGTATTTTGGTGACCAGATCGATTTTACGGGATGGTTGTCTTCAATGGATCTTGACGAACTGATCAACCTTGATTTAAGTATGATCATCAATTATATCTACGAATGCCAATAA
- a CDS encoding beta-ketoacyl synthase N-terminal-like domain-containing protein: MKKTDVAIVGLSCVFPGAQDAQTFWQNIVNKVDSTQLAPADRIDPVHFSDYSGSVDRFYCQRGGFIPDYEFDPTAFGILPLAVEGTEPDHLLTLDLVQKALDDAGIFKKNISLEKTGIIIGKGNYTGPGATRAIEIVRTGEQISSLLKELLPEVSSADIEKVKHAFQEKKGRFAADTAMGLIPNLVASLVANRFNLGGVAFTVDAACASALLAVDHAVQELQRGRSDIMIAGGVHTGQNAAFWSIFSQLGALSKQQQIKPFSNDADGLLIGEGCGFVVLKRLEDAVKDQDKIYAVIKGVGISSDGNGTSVMSPSVKGQLKALQQAWTNADLDEKQIGYIEAHGTGTPLGDKTELQTLAQFFGKEEDAKMAGIGSVKSNIGHAMPAAGIAGLIKTCLALHHDILPPTLYCETPTSDMQNTRFEPVQEAKSWSKTGLPKVAAVNAFGFGGINAHVVLEGYDMPKKDKVLILARSTHEELLSALQNNETTIGEGNFRVAVFEPTKERIEKATKIVAKNNPWRNKQDIWYTNTPLLQNGEKVAFVFPGLDGLAKGEIESVSRYFNLTAPIETEGEGLLNDALNIFNNCSILDNSLKKLGIIPDMNAGHSLGEWLAGYSSELAEVNSVKALIDVLNPETFELKDSKFIAIGSGIETIKPIIEEIPNVYISNDNCPNQVILCGSNAALDELVPILKSKQIFHQILPFQSGFHSPFIADKLDVILAGMEKAQFQKTKIPLWSATTLEPYPADQESIRKLSAEHLVEPVRFRELTDKLYEEGARFFIQVGTGGLIGFIDDTLKGKAFSTIASSTPVRSALAQLQRVVAALFVEGKTIALDFLDIQSSSKTASGKGIKLELGSPIIRDFAAIKNLAKSVEVPKQKNISVAKTGHPLVQAFQENMAEMISMQEEVLTLFQNRPEIKASKATPIVPQITVPRSKDFSKTLYVDLENHPYLIDHSLLRQPKGWSTVADMEPVIPMTMIFEQLAEIAQAEIAGSKVHKIMNVSVFQWMNVAKPFEKTVKGEWRSTNHAYLDIENFVNAEVLLTSTDRQIPNINLSVGDVLPIERTPEEIYEMHMFHGEKYQGITEVSKVGTKGIVGKIKGNGGKGSLLDNAGQLFGLWLQLTLTKDRIAFPVKIKDIEFFGDLQDQDGIFECTCSLTEMNDEFAIGDIVLKKDGKVWCMISGWQNRRLEIDAALWNVSMSPLHNRLSEEIAPEVFFFHQAYSRVASWDFILKRYFNQTEKKHHQTLLPNKRKSWMVSRVAVKDAVRNLLKKEKNHPCYPITFEIGKDDVGKPYLIGDSTENIHISLAHKGKDAVGIAKNGKQVGIDMEIIEERSSGFYDLVFTDHELTLLKDKDQAEWTTKFWVAKEAYGKFLGTGLKGNPKRFEVEKITEDSLWINQTEIKTIKHKNYIIGWTL, from the coding sequence ATGAAAAAAACAGATGTTGCAATAGTTGGTTTATCCTGCGTCTTTCCGGGGGCGCAGGATGCCCAAACTTTTTGGCAGAATATTGTCAATAAAGTAGATTCTACCCAATTGGCTCCAGCTGATCGTATTGATCCTGTTCACTTCAGTGATTATTCAGGTTCGGTCGACCGTTTTTATTGCCAACGTGGTGGATTTATCCCTGATTATGAGTTCGACCCAACCGCTTTCGGTATTTTACCGTTGGCCGTTGAAGGAACGGAACCTGATCATTTATTAACCTTGGATTTGGTTCAAAAAGCTTTAGACGATGCCGGAATTTTCAAGAAAAATATTTCCTTAGAAAAAACCGGAATCATCATCGGAAAAGGAAATTATACAGGTCCCGGCGCAACAAGAGCCATCGAAATAGTAAGAACGGGCGAACAAATTTCTTCTTTATTAAAAGAATTGTTACCCGAAGTTTCTTCCGCCGATATTGAAAAAGTAAAACATGCTTTTCAGGAAAAAAAAGGACGTTTTGCAGCCGATACTGCAATGGGATTAATTCCTAATTTGGTTGCTTCTTTGGTTGCCAACCGGTTCAATTTGGGAGGTGTTGCGTTCACCGTTGATGCCGCTTGTGCAAGTGCTTTACTGGCGGTTGATCATGCCGTTCAGGAACTTCAAAGAGGTCGCTCCGATATTATGATCGCAGGTGGTGTTCATACCGGACAAAACGCTGCGTTCTGGAGTATTTTCTCTCAATTGGGAGCTCTTTCAAAACAACAGCAGATCAAACCTTTCAGCAATGATGCCGATGGATTATTGATTGGTGAAGGTTGCGGATTTGTCGTGTTGAAAAGATTGGAAGACGCTGTTAAAGATCAGGATAAAATCTATGCCGTGATTAAAGGCGTCGGAATCAGCAGTGACGGAAACGGAACGAGCGTGATGAGTCCGTCTGTAAAAGGTCAGTTGAAAGCGTTACAACAAGCCTGGACAAACGCAGATTTGGATGAAAAACAAATTGGTTATATCGAAGCTCACGGAACAGGAACTCCGCTTGGAGATAAAACCGAATTGCAAACCTTAGCTCAGTTTTTCGGAAAAGAAGAAGATGCTAAAATGGCAGGAATCGGTTCTGTGAAATCAAATATAGGTCATGCGATGCCCGCTGCGGGAATTGCAGGGCTGATTAAAACGTGTCTGGCTTTGCATCACGATATTTTGCCACCGACTTTATATTGTGAAACCCCGACTTCGGATATGCAGAATACCAGATTCGAACCCGTTCAGGAAGCGAAAAGCTGGTCAAAAACAGGATTGCCAAAAGTAGCTGCAGTGAATGCTTTCGGATTTGGAGGAATTAATGCGCATGTGGTTTTGGAAGGATACGATATGCCTAAAAAAGACAAAGTTTTAATTCTGGCAAGATCTACGCATGAAGAATTGCTTTCGGCTTTACAAAATAATGAAACAACGATTGGTGAAGGAAATTTCCGTGTTGCGGTTTTTGAACCCACCAAAGAAAGAATAGAAAAAGCGACGAAAATTGTTGCTAAAAATAATCCGTGGCGAAACAAACAGGATATTTGGTATACCAATACGCCTTTGCTTCAAAACGGAGAAAAAGTAGCCTTCGTATTTCCCGGATTAGACGGGTTGGCGAAAGGCGAAATTGAAAGTGTAAGCCGTTATTTTAACCTCACCGCTCCGATAGAAACTGAGGGTGAAGGTTTATTAAATGATGCGTTGAATATTTTCAACAACTGCAGCATCTTAGATAATTCCCTTAAAAAACTAGGAATTATTCCCGATATGAATGCGGGACACAGCTTGGGAGAATGGCTTGCAGGGTACTCTTCAGAATTAGCGGAAGTAAATTCCGTAAAAGCATTAATTGATGTTTTAAATCCTGAAACTTTTGAATTAAAAGATTCAAAATTCATCGCAATCGGATCCGGAATTGAAACGATAAAACCAATTATTGAAGAAATTCCGAACGTGTATATTTCCAATGACAATTGCCCAAATCAGGTGATTCTTTGTGGAAGTAACGCTGCTTTGGATGAATTGGTTCCGATCTTAAAATCAAAACAGATTTTTCATCAGATTCTACCGTTTCAATCAGGATTTCACTCGCCTTTTATCGCTGATAAATTAGATGTGATCTTAGCCGGAATGGAAAAAGCACAGTTTCAAAAGACGAAAATTCCATTATGGTCGGCAACGACTTTAGAGCCGTATCCTGCAGATCAGGAATCTATCCGAAAACTGAGTGCGGAACATCTTGTAGAACCTGTACGTTTCCGTGAATTAACAGATAAACTGTACGAAGAAGGCGCAAGATTTTTTATTCAGGTCGGAACCGGAGGATTGATCGGATTTATTGATGATACATTGAAAGGAAAAGCATTCAGCACGATTGCTTCAAGCACGCCCGTTCGATCTGCATTGGCGCAGTTACAACGTGTGGTTGCTGCTTTATTCGTGGAAGGAAAAACAATTGCTTTAGACTTTTTAGATATTCAAAGTTCTTCAAAAACAGCATCAGGAAAAGGTATTAAACTAGAATTAGGTTCGCCAATTATCCGTGATTTTGCAGCAATTAAAAATTTAGCTAAAAGCGTTGAAGTTCCGAAGCAGAAAAATATTTCGGTGGCAAAAACGGGGCATCCGCTTGTTCAGGCGTTTCAGGAAAATATGGCTGAAATGATCAGCATGCAGGAAGAAGTATTAACATTATTCCAGAACCGTCCGGAAATTAAAGCTTCCAAAGCTACGCCAATTGTTCCTCAAATAACAGTTCCGAGAAGTAAAGATTTTTCAAAAACGTTGTATGTTGACCTGGAAAATCATCCTTACTTAATCGATCACAGTTTATTGAGACAGCCAAAAGGTTGGTCGACAGTGGCTGATATGGAACCGGTAATTCCGATGACGATGATCTTTGAACAACTGGCGGAAATTGCTCAGGCAGAAATCGCTGGAAGTAAAGTTCATAAAATAATGAATGTAAGTGTTTTCCAATGGATGAATGTGGCAAAACCTTTCGAAAAAACCGTAAAAGGCGAATGGAGATCAACGAATCACGCCTATTTAGATATTGAAAATTTCGTGAATGCAGAAGTTTTATTAACCTCAACGGATCGCCAGATTCCAAACATCAATCTTTCAGTTGGAGATGTATTGCCGATTGAAAGGACGCCTGAAGAAATCTACGAAATGCATATGTTTCACGGAGAAAAATATCAGGGAATTACGGAAGTTTCAAAGGTTGGAACGAAAGGAATTGTCGGAAAAATCAAAGGAAACGGTGGAAAAGGCTCTTTGCTGGATAACGCAGGACAATTGTTCGGACTTTGGCTTCAATTAACTTTAACGAAAGACAGAATCGCATTTCCTGTAAAAATCAAAGACATTGAATTCTTCGGAGATCTTCAAGATCAGGATGGCATTTTTGAATGTACCTGCAGCCTGACTGAAATGAACGATGAATTTGCGATTGGAGATATTGTTCTTAAAAAAGACGGAAAAGTATGGTGCATGATCTCAGGATGGCAAAACCGCCGTCTGGAAATCGATGCCGCGTTGTGGAACGTTTCGATGTCGCCTTTGCACAACCGTCTTTCAGAAGAAATTGCGCCCGAAGTATTTTTCTTCCATCAGGCCTATTCGAGAGTTGCGTCTTGGGATTTTATCCTGAAAAGATATTTTAATCAAACCGAAAAAAAGCATCACCAAACACTTTTACCCAACAAGAGAAAAAGCTGGATGGTAAGCCGCGTTGCGGTGAAAGATGCCGTTCGAAATCTTCTTAAAAAGGAAAAAAATCACCCTTGTTATCCGATTACTTTTGAAATAGGGAAAGATGACGTCGGAAAACCTTATCTGATTGGTGACTCCACGGAAAATATTCATATTTCTTTAGCTCATAAAGGAAAAGATGCCGTCGGAATTGCAAAAAACGGAAAGCAGGTCGGAATCGATATGGAAATTATTGAAGAACGAAGCTCCGGATTTTACGATTTAGTCTTTACAGATCACGAATTAACCTTATTAAAAGACAAAGATCAGGCAGAATGGACGACCAAATTCTGGGTAGCCAAAGAAGCCTACGGAAAGTTTTTGGGAACCGGACTGAAAGGAAACCCGAAACGGTTCGAAGTCGAGAAAATAACAGAGGATTCTTTATGGATCAATCAAACAGAAATCAAAACCATTAAACATAAAAATTATATCATAGGATGGACACTTTAA